In the genome of Helicobacter sp. 12S02232-10, the window TGTGCAGATTGCCATAATCCTGATGATATGAGTTTAAGAATTACGCGTCCTGCAGCTATTAAAGCAATGATTGTCAGGGGTTATCAGCCTGATCCAGTTGCAGGTATCAAAGCCAGCAGACAGGAAATGAGAACTTTGGTTTGCTCTCAATGCCACGTGGAATATTATTTTCGCCCTACAGGAGAGAAAGTAACTGTTATGGGTGAAAGCATTTCAAAAGATCCTAATGCAAAATGGTGGAATGGTACTCAAAAAACTTATGAAGAGACTGATATTTGGAGAAATGGTAATAAACCTATTGAGATTTCTGCTGATGGGATTGAGCTTACATTCCCTTGGGGAGAGTGGAAAAAAGGTAAGCCTTTCAGGATTGAAATGTTAGATGATTACTATGATAAAATCAGCAATATTTTTCCTTCTGATTGGGTTCATAGAGATACTAAGGCTCCAATGCTTAAAATACAACATCCTGAATCTGAGATGTATAGTGGGGGCGTGCATGCTGCTAATGGTGTCAGTTGTGCAGATTGTCATATGCCTTATATTCGCAAAGGCTCTAAAAAAATCACCCAGCATAATCTTATCTCACCGCTTGATGATATCAATAGCTCTTGTAAAAGTTGCCACACCCAATCAGAGGATTATTTAAGGAATCAGGTTTATACCATTCAAAATTCTGTTGCCTTTGATCTTAGGAGTGCAGAATATGCTATCGTGAGCTTGATTGCAGATATCAAATATATGAGAGATCAATTGGGCAAAATAAGCACTTATCAAACAGATGGTAAGCCTGATGATGCCAAGATTTCAAAAGCGCTTGGAAAGATTTTGGAATTGCATAGAAAATCTCAAATGCGAGCTGATTTTGTAAATGCTGAAAATTCTGGAGGCTTCCATAATCCAAAAGAAGCTGCTAGAGTCACACTTCAAGCTGTAGATATGGCAAGAAGCGCTCAAACTTTACTTGCTGAAGTGGCAGCTCAAAATCATATTCCGTTTAAGGCATCGAGTTTGGGCTTCAAAGATATGCAAAAACTCAATCCAGGTGAGCTTAAATGGAAAGCAGATGTAAATGGGCATAAAAAAGGCGATAGATATTATGATGAAAAAGATGTCAATATTGATCCTCCAAAAGATCTAATCAAACTAGATGAAGAGATCAATCCTTACAACTACAAAGTTTTGGACAAAAATATCACAACACATTGATTTACATCCTCTCTTTTAAAGGGAGGATTATTTCTTATTTTGCTATAATTTTCAAAATTCTGAAAATTTAAGGATATTTTTTATGTTTAGCAAAAAGCTTGTGGTTATTTTGTTATTATTGGGAGCTTTAGTAATTGTCGCACTTTTAGGGATTAGTTATAAATTGGGTTCAAAAGTCAGAATTGAACTTCAGACTGCTCTCAATGATTATCTTGAGAGAATGGTTAGAGATTATGCTTCTGATGATAAGCCTTTGTCGGTTAAATATGATTCTTTTGTATGTAGCGGTATGAGTAGCTATAAATGTGTAAGCAAACACGTTGCTCTTATCAATACCTCCACCCATCAAGAACTTATGGGAATTTCTAATCTTACTTTAAATATTGATGATATCGGAACCGGTTCTGTTCAAGTTTCTTTAAAATCTCCAAGTTTGTCTTTTGAAGGTTTTGATAAGATGATTCAAGAGAGTCAAAATAAAGAGACAATCAGTATTTATGAAGCTTTTAAACCTGTTTCTTTTGAGTGTAGTGAAAAAGACAAGATGACAGATAAATACGCCGGTGAAATTACTTCGCATAATCAATGCAGGATTATAGCTGGGAATACACAGTATCATTATAGCCTCTATGGCAGGATTAAAAGCCCTAATTTTGCAGATAAAACCATTTTAAATGCAATGATTTCTTATTATTCTAAGTTTGGATTTCCAGAGAAAATAAGCGAAGAAATTAGCGATTTTGAATTTGCTGTTGATGAAATTTCTTTTTCTTTGGCTTCAACGGGGCTTAAAGATATTTTATACCCTATTTTTGAGGCAGATTACCAATCTCGTAAGCCACAGCCTAAAGCTCCATTTAATGATCAACTTTATGAGAAAGCTCTTGGCGATCTTAAAAATTTCATCGGTTTTGGTCTTGCAATAAGCGGTTTGCTTGAAAATCCCTATCAAGAAGCTTTAAGAGAGTTTATAGAAGGCATACAGACTATGGCGATGGGTAAAGCTTCTAAAGTTAGACTAGCTTTGGTTCCTAAGCAAACGCCCGCACCTTATTTTAAAATTCAACCAACGACTATTTTAAATCTTGATCGAACCGGCACTCGCCAAAGAATTTTTGCAAAAATTCTTAATAATTATAATTTAATTGCCAATACCGTTTTGAATGAAAAAAAATAGAAATGATAAAAAAGGCAAAAAAGGCTTTGTCAGAATTTTAAATGCATTTTTTTATTCCAAAGATGGCATTCAGGCAGCTTGGATTGATGAAGCAGCTTTTAGGCAAGTTTTTATTTTAGCTGTTTTGTGCGCAATTCTTGCATTTTTTATTGTTGATACGTGGCTGGAATATGTAGTGCTTATTTTACCTTGCGTGATTTCAATTTTAATCGAATTATTAAATAGTGCTATTGAGAATGCTATTGATTTTGTGAGCCTAAAGACGCATCCTCTGGCGAAAAAAGCCAAAGATATGGGAAGCGCTGCTCAATTGATTGCTTTGTTTTTTTGGTTTATGGTTTGGGGTAGTTTTTTATGGATGCGCTATTTTTAACAGATTAAACCCAAGTCCCCTTTTTAAGCAAAAATAAGTTAAAATATAGGGTTAATTAGAATAATTTGGAGCAATAATGGATAATTTATTGGATAATACAAGCGTTGTGGATATAAAAATTGATGATTCCATTAAGGAAAGCTATCTTGATTACTCAATGAGTGTCATTATCGGGAGAGCGCTTCCAGATGCTAAAGATGGGCTTAAGCCTGTTCATCGAAGAATTCTTTATGCGATGAGTGAGCTTGGATTGACCTCTAGAGTTGCTTATAAAAAGAGTGCGAGGATTGTTGGTGATGTGATTGGTAAATATCACCCTCACGGGGATACCGCTGTTTATGATGCACTTGTGAGAATGGCGCAAGATTTTTCGATGCGGCTTGAACTTGTTGATGGGCAAGGAAACTTTGGTTCCATTGATGGAGATAATGCTGCAGCAATGCGATATACTGAAGCAAGAATGACACAAGCAAGCGAAGAGATTTTAAAAGACATCGATAAAGATACGGTTGATTTTGTTCCAAATTATGATGATACACTCAAAGAGCCTGATGTGCTTCCTAGTCGGATTCCTAATCTTTTAGTAAATGGTTCAAGCGGTATTGCTGTAGGTATGGCAACTTCCATTCCCCCTCACAGGATAGATGAAATTGTAAGTGCTTTGATTTATGTGATCGATACCCCCGATGCTTCTTTGGAAGAACTGATGAATATTGTTGCAGGACCTGATTTTCCTACAGGAGGGACAATTTATGGAAAGCAAGGAATTATAGACGCTTATCGCACAGGAAGAGGAAGAATTAGGGTTCGTGCAAAAGTCCATATTGAAAAGACAAAAACCAAAGATATTATCGTGATTGATGAAGTGCCTTATCAGACAAATAAAGCTAAATTAGTCGAGCAAATCAGCGAACTTGCCAAAGATAAAATTATTGAAGGTATTTCTGAAGTCAGAGATGAATCTGATCGTGAGGGAATTCGCGTAGTTATTGAACTCAAAAAAGAGGCAATGAGCGAGATTGTTTTAAATCATTTGTATAAATCCACTACGATGGAAACGACTTTTGGCATCATTCTTTTGGCTATCAATAATAAAGAGCCAAAAATATTCAATCTTTTAGAGCTGCTTAATTTATTCATTTCTCATCGAAAGACCGTTGTCATTCGCAGAACGATTTTTGAACTTGAAAAAGCCAAAGCTAGAGCACATATTTTAGAAGGACTTAGAATTGCACTTGATCATATTGAAGAGGTGATCAAGCTTATCCGTGCGAGCAAAGATACTGAAGAGGCCAAAAGTGGTTTGATGGAAAAATTCGGACTCAGCGAGCTTCAAAGCAAGGCTATTTTAGAAATGAGACTTCAAAGACTTACTGGATTGGAGCGTGATAAAATTGAACAAGAATACGCTGAATTACTTGCTTTGATTGAGAGTCTCAATGCCATTTTAAAAAGCGAAGATGAATTAAAGCGGATCATTAAAGAAGAGTTACTTGAGATTCAAGAAAAATTTAGTTCTCCCCGCAAAACACAAATCGAAGAGGATTATGATGCAATTGATATTGAGGATTTGATTCCCAATGAGCCGGTTGTAGTGACAATGAGCCATCGTGGCTATGTCAAACGTGTCCAGCTTAAGACTTATGAAAAGCAAAATCGTGGAGGTAAGGGAAAAATATCGGGCAATACTCACGAAGATGATTTTATAGAATCTTTCTTTGTGGCTAATACGCACGATACGATTATGTTTATCACCGATAAAGGACAGCTTTATTGGCTTAAAGTCTATCGAATTCCTGAAGCTGGAAGAACTGCTATTGGCAAGGCGGTTGTAAATCTTATCAATTTGCAACCTGAAGAAAAGATTATGGCTACGATTACCACGACGGATTTTAATCAGGATAAATCTTTAGTATTCTTTACGAAAAATGGTATCGTAAAGCGGACTAATTTGAGTGAATATAGCAATATCAGAAGTGTTGGTGTTCGAGCGATTAATTTGGATGATGGCGATGAGCTTGTAACTGCAAAAATTATTGATAAAAATGTTAAAGAGCTTTTTATTGCGACTTATCAAGGTATGTGTATTCGATTTGGAATTGATGATATTCGTGAAATTGGACGGGTAAGCAGAGGAGTTACAGGCATTCGTTTCAAGGCGAATGAAGATTTTGTAATCGGAGCGACTACGATTACAAGCGAGACAGACAAGCTTTTGACCGTGAGTGAAAAAGGCATAGGAAAACAAACTTTAGCCGGTGCTTATCGTCTGCAGAGCAGGGGAGGTAAGGGCGTGATTGTTATGAAACTTACTCCTAAGACGGGCAAGCTTGTAAGCGTAGTGAATGTGGATGATGAAAATATGGATTTAATGGTGCTTACAACCAGCGGCAAGATGATACGTGTTGCCATAGAAGCCATCAAAGAGGCAGGTAGAAATACCAGCGGTGTAAAAATTATCGATGTAGCGGGTGAAAAGGTTGCTTATGTGAGTCGTTGCCCTAAAGAAGACATTGAAGAAGACCAAGAGCAAAACGAAAATGAGGGTGGTTTAGATATAGAGTGAAAATCCTGTTTTTTTTGAGTTTGGGGGTATTATTGACGAACATATATGCTTATGATTTAGAGACTTGGAAGAAGAATCCGCCAGCACTTGCCCCTGCGCCTTTTCTTGAGATTCCATCAGAATTGAGTATCCCAAATGGAACCGAACCTTTTACCCCTCCATTTCTCCCACCTGCAAGAAATGATAAATTTTTTTATGATCCTATTTTTAGTATCTTGCCTCAAGTTCTTCCAAGCGATCTGCCTTCGCCAGATGCTTTTTTAGAAAAAAATGAAGGACCTAAAAAAAAAGAATTTTTAATTTCTTATAAATTATACGTCAAAGATGGAGTGGCACAAGGGGAGCGTTATGGCATTTCAGAACCCATTAAGACGCGTGTGGGAAGTGGAAAATATATTTTTGATTATCAATGCAGGATAGATGTTTTTGAAGGCGATATTTTAGGAGACGATCAAGCTGATTATGCCTTAAAGATCATTTTGGAGCATCAAAAAGAAGCCGTGCTTGAGTGTTTATATAAAAGTGGCGTGCAAGTTCGCGATGATACTTTTGGAAACAATTTCGCCTTAAGTGCTAAAACTACTCTTACGCTTCCGGCCAAAACCGTGCAGGCGTATTTGGATAATAGTTTTTTAATTTTAGAAGTTTGGAAGGAGAGGAAATGAAGATTGCTATTGTTGAAGATGATATCAATATGCGCAAAAGCCTAGAGCTTTTTTTTAGTGATAACAAAGATTTAGAAATTATAAGTTTTAAGAGTCCTAAAGATGCACTGAAAAACCTTGATGAAAGTTTTGATTTAGTGATTACAGATATCAATATGCCGCAGATGGATGGTTTGGAGTTTTTAAGATTACTTGAAGGACGTTATGAGGCGATTGTGATTACTGGTAATGCAACTTTAAATAAGGCAATTGATTCGATTCGGCTAGGCGTAAAAGATTTTTTTCAAAAACCTTTTAAGCCCGAACTTTTACTTGAAGCAATCTATCGGACAAAAAAATTTATAGAGTTTCAGAAAGTTCATCGTACGCCGTCTTCAAAGACTATTAAAGCCAAAAGTCCAACGGAGCAAAAACATTTTTTTGTCGCCACTTCTAAAGCATTGGAAGTGGTTCAAAAAACTGCTCAAAAGGTAGCTTCTACTGATGCAAGCGTATTGCTTTTGGGGCAGAGCGGGGTAGGAAAGGAAGTGTTTGCAAATTTTATCCATACCCATTCACCTCGTGCGCATTTTCCTTTTGTCGCAATCAATATGGCTGCCATTCCCGAACATTTGCTTGAATCTGAACTTTTTGGCTATGAAAAAGGTGCTTTTACTGATGCAACGGCCTCTAAAGCAGGGCTTTTTGAGAGTGCCAATGGTGGGAGTGTGTTTTTAGATGAGATAGGTGAAATGCCTTTAGGGTTGCAAAGTAAGCTTTTGCGAGCCGTTCAAGAAAAAGAAATTATGCGTTTGGGGGGCAATAAGGTCATTAAAATTGATGTGAGATTTATTTCTGCGACCAATGCAGATATTAAAAAGAAAGTTGCAGCCGGAGAGTTTCGGGAGGATTTATTTTTCAGACTTCAGACTATTCCTATTTGTATCCCTTCTCTAAAGGAAAGGAAAGAAGAGATTCTTCCACTTGCAGAATGGAAGTTGGATTGTGTATTGCAAGAATATGGCTTTGAACCTAAAACCTTTTCTGAAGGTGCTAAAAAGAAAATGTTAGATTATGAATGGTATGGGAATATTAGAGAGTTGCTTTCTGTTGTTGAACGCGCAACGATTTTGAGTGAAGGAGATTGCATAAAAGAGGAAGATTTATTTTTGGAAAGCAGGAGTCCTAAAGAAAATGTTTCTAAGATAGCTGTTCTTGAAAGCGAACTCATTCAAGAAGTTTGCAGGGATTGCGGGGGGGATTTGAACAGGAGTGCAGAAGTACTTGGAATGAAACCTGATGTTTTGAAACACAAGATTGCTAAATACAATCTTGTGTTTTAGAAATGTTTTTCAAAATAATGTTTGGATATAATTTAGGATAAAATTGGAATGGTGAGATGAATCGTTTTTTAATATTTTTTAGCATTATTTTATTTATGTATGGGTGTTTAAAACCTATGGAGGAGCCTCAAGCTGAAAAAATAGATTCTGAGGTGGAATGTGGTTTTGGGTCGAGTGGTTGTTGATTTTAATAAAAAGCATATTTAATTTATGTTATAATTACGCTTTTTTGTAGAGTTTATAACGCCATAAATCCGGTTAATTAAAGGTAGTTTTTATATGTCAGAGGTTATTGGCATCAGACATAACGATGAAATTCTTGATATTCAAACGGCTCAGAGTCGCTGTATTTGGGGTGAGGAAATTCATTTTGATAATTCAAGTGAGGCGCTTGAGATTATTAGGCATTCTTGTGCGCATTTAATGGCTCAAGCCATTAAAGAACTTTATCCAGATGCCAAATTTTTTGTAGGTCCGGTTGTGGAAGAGGGGTTTTATTATGATTTTAAAACCTGTGCAAAAATTGGCGAGGAAGATTTAGCAGTTATCGAAAAGAAAATGAAAGAGATTGCCAAAAAAGGCTTTCCTATCACTAAAGAAGTGATGACCCGCGAAGAAGCGATGAAAAAATTCGCAGGTGATGAACTCAAACAAGCTGTGATGGCAAAAATTCAAGGCGATAGCTTTGGAGTGTATAAACAGGGAGATTTTGAGGATTTGTGTCGCGGTCCTCATCTTCCTAACACAAAACTTTTACATAGCTTTAAACTCACTAAACTTGCAGGGGCTTATTTGGGGGGTGATGAACAGGCGGAGATGCTGACTCGAATTTATGGGATTGCATTTGCGGATAAGGAAAGTTTGAATGCCTATATCAATCAATTAGAAGAGGCAAAAAAACGCGATCATCGGAAGCTTGGATTAGAAATGGGTCTTTTTGCATTTGATGAAGAGATTGGGGCGGGACTTCCAATTTGGCTTCCTAAAGGTGCGCGTTTGCGCAGAAGAATTGAGGAGCTTTTGACAAAAGCTTTGATTGTGCGTCAATATGAGCCTGTAAGGGGTCCAGAGATTTTAAAGAGTAGCGTTTGGAAAATCAGCGGGCATTATGATAACTACAAAGAAAATATGTATTTCACGACAATTGATGATGTCGAATATGGTATCAAACCAATGAATTGCGTAGGTCATATCAAAGTTTATCAAAGCTCTCAAAGAAGCTACAGGGACTTGCCTCTTCGATTTTATGAATATGGGGTTGTCCATCGCCACGAGAAAAGTGGTGTTTTACACGGACTTTTAAGGGTTCGTGAATTTACCCAAGATGATGCACATATTTTTTGCCGGCCTACTCAAATAAAAGATGAAGTTAGCAATATCATTGATTTTACCCGTAAGATTATGGAAGCCTTTGGATTTTGTTATGAAATGGAGCTTTCTACCCGACCTGTTAAGTCAATCGGTAGCGATGATGTTTGGCAGACTGCGACAAATGCTCTTAAAGAAGCTTTAGAGAGTAATGGTATTGCATATCGTACAGATGAGGGCGGAGGTGCTTTTTACGGACCTAAGATTGATATTAAAATTACTGATGCCATTGGGAGAAAATGGCAGTGCGGGACAATTCAAATAGATATGAACTTACCTGAAAGGTTTGAGCTTAAATATACTGATGAAAATAATGCTTATGCACAACCAGTGATGATTCATCGAGCAATTTTAGGTTCTTTTGAACGTTTTGTGGCAATTTTGACCGAGCATTTTGGCGGTGAATTCCCTTTCTTTATCGCACCCACACAAGTCATACTCATACCGATTTCAGAAGAGCAGCTTACCTATGCTTTAGAAATCAAAGAACAGCTTTTGAACATAGGGGCGTATGCAGAGGTAATGGATAAAAATGAGACTTTAAATAAACGCATACGTAACGCTGAAAAACAAAGAGTGCCGATGATAGCCATTATCGGCGAAAAAGAAATGGCAAGCAAAACTTTGGCCATTCGCGACAGAAGATCAAAAACCCAATATGAACTAAATAAAGAGGAGTTTTTTAATATGGTAGAAATTAAAATAAAAGAGGTTAGCTTTTGAGTAAAGAAGAAGTATTGTTAAACGAAGAAATCAGTTTTCCAGAGGTTAGATGTGTAGGAGATGAGGGGGAAGTATTTGGTATTATTTCTTCATCTGAAGCTCAAAAAATTGCCAATTCTAAGGGGTTGGATTTAGTGCTTATTTCTCCCAATGCAAAACCTCCGGTGTGTAAAGTAATGGATTATGGAAAATATCGTTATCAAACTGAGAAAAAACTCAAAGAGGCCAAAAAAAAGCAAAAACAAATAGAGGTTAAAGAAATAAAACTCTCTACCCAAATAGCTCAAAATGATATTAATTATAAAGTCAAACACGCTAGAGAATTTATCGAAGAAAGCAAACACGTTAAATTTAAAGTTGTTTTAAAAGGACGTGAAAGTAATGATCCTAAGGCTGGTTTGAGTGTCTTGGAGCGGGTTTGCGCAATGATTGAAGATATTGCCACACCTGAAAAAGAGCCAAAAACAGAAGGTAGATATGTTTCGTGGCTTTTTGTGCCTAAGAAAAGTAAATAATCTTATGAAAGGAGAATAGCAATGCCAAAGATGAAAACAAATCGCGGTGCGCTCAAGCGTTTTAAAATCAAGAAAAACCTTATCAAGCGTGGCGGTGCTTTTAAAAGTCATATTTTGACCAAAAAAAGCCCCAAACGAAAAGCTGGTATCAATGCGCCCCATTATGTTCATAGCGCGAATATGGACTCTGTCAAAGCAATGCTTTGTAAGGCTTAAGCAGACAGAAATTAGTGGCTCCCCTCAATAAAAAGGGAAAGTTTAGTCATAAGACTACACCTATAAATTAGGTTAAGGAGAAAATATGAGAGTAAAAACAGGTGTCGTTAGAAGAAGAAGACATAAAAAAATTTTAAAACTTGCGAGAGGTTTTTATAGCGGCAGGCGAAAGCATTTTAGAAAAGCAAAAGAACAGCTTGAAAGAAGTATGTATTATGCTTTCAGAGATCGCAAACAGAAAAAAAGAGATTTTAGGAGTTTGTGGATTGTAAGAATTAATGCTGCGTGCCGAATTAATGGTATTAGTTATTCAAAATTTATGCACGGTTTAAAATTAGCAAACATTGATTTGGATAGAAAAATTCTTGCCGATATGGCGATGAATGATCCAAATGCGTTTGCAAAAGTTGCAGAGAGTGCCAAAAAATCTTTTTAATTCTGTTGTCTTAAAGTGATGATGGGTTCATCGCTTTAAGATTGCTTTGTTTGCTTCGTATAGCTTCTATTGATTCTTTATAGTTGATTTTTAAAAATATCTTTCTACCCATATCTTTATCAATTTTATCCCTGCAAAAATTCAAAGCATTTCAGAATAAGTTTTGCAATCAAGAAAATCTTGACTTGATTTTATCTTTTAGAATAGTGGTTATTTTTCCAATGAAGTTTAGACTAAACCCCTTAGGTTTGTCTTAGGCAGACTTTTTTCGGGATACCTTAGGAGTTGTTTTAGGCGTTTTATGAGCGGGCTTGGAAGATAAAAGAACGATTCGTGAGAGAAAAGAAATACTAAGAGTTACTAGAAGGATTTTAAACAAATATTCGCTTTGAGTGTGCATATTTTCAAATTCTGGAGTCGCTGTGTAGGCTGCACCCATATTTTGAGCTTCAAGGATATTGGGCGTATAATAAAGGGTAAAAATAAATATCAGTGCAACACTCAAAGCATTTAATCCCAAAAGAAAGATTGAAGATTTGAAAGAAGATTTAAAGACTAAAAGCTCATAGATAATGATAATAATGGCAGTATAATTCAATAATTTATCATTGAGTTTGATAAAAATTTGCGTCATTAAAATTCCTGAATCATATTGGGTAATACCCAGATCAGGCAAAAAGGAATAGGCGTTAAAAATAATGGGTGCCACAATGACTCCCGAAACGATTATCGCACCAATCCCTAAGCCTATAAGCCAAAGATAAAGAGCATTAATGATATGCACAACAGAAGCTAGCTTATTCATTTATTCTCCTGTAAAAATATGTATAATAATACCAAAAGGAGACTGAATTGAAGATATTATTTAGTCCCAGTGAGGGGAAAAGAATTTCTGAAATTGTTTCAGATAAAAACGATTTTGATTTCTTGGACACCTTGATCTCAAAAGGAAGCGTTATCAGGAAAAATATTGCAAAATATATGGAGATTTTAAACGAAGATGATAATGTCATTTCGAAGCTTTTTGGAGTAAAAAATTTAAACTCAAAGTGCGTTTTAGATGAAATGCTTTTATGCTCAAATCTTGGTAGAACAAGCAAAATGCAAGCAATCAGATTATATAGCGGGGTTGCTTATAAAGCTTTGGATTTTCAAACACTTCCCATAAAAGCACAAAATTATATTTTAGAGAATGTGTTTATTTTCAGCAATCTTTTTGGAATGGTGCGTTCAAGTGATCTTTTGCCTTTTTATAAATGCAATCAAAATTTTAAATACCAAGATTTTGGCTTGAACAATTTTTATAAAAAGCTTTCCCCAAAAATTGATGAACTTTTAGAGAACGAATCGATTTTGGATTTAAGAGCAGAGGTTTATATTAAAGCTTATCGGCTTAAATTCAAGCATACACGTGTGGAATTTTTAAAAAATGGCAAGAAAGTCAGCCATTATGCCAAACATTATCGAGGAATTTATTTGCGAGAACTAAGTCTTTCTCCTGATGTGAGGCTTGAGAATCTTCAGATAGAGAATTTGCAATTTATTGGGAGTAAAACCCTTGAGAATGCCAATATTTTACTTTATGAGGTCGGATAGATGAAATGTTTGGGAGGGCGGTTTTTTTGATACAATCAAACATAAAACCAAAGGAGCAGGATAATGGTAAGAATTACAGAGAATAGTTTGCGCGATGGGCATCAATCTCTGATAGCGACCCGAATGAGAACAGAAGATATGATAGAAGCAGCAAAGCTGTTTGAAAAAGTAGGGTTTTACAGCGTTGAAGTTTGGGGTGGGGCGACTTATGATACTTGCTTGCGTTATCTCAAGGAGGATCCTTTTGAACGATTGGCAACGTTTAAAGAAATCTTTAAAACGACACCTTTACAAATGCTTTTGAGAGGGCAAAACCTTGTAGGTTATAGACATTATGCAGATGATGTCATCAAGGAGTTTGTTGCTTTAAGCTCTCAAGCTGGAATGGATATTTTTAGAGTTTTTGATGCGTTAAATGATGCGAGAAATTTAAAAACCTCGATTGAAGCTGTAAAAAAACAAAATAAACACGTTCAAGGAGCAATTTGCTATACCGTTTCGCCTGTGCATACCATTTCTTCATTTGTCGCGTATGCTAAAGAATTAATGCATATGGGGTGTGATTCTTTAGCGATTAAAGATATGGCAGGATTGATAACACCGATGAATGCATTTTCATTGGTAAAAGCTCTTAAAGAAGAAGTAGGGGCAATGCTTAGCTTTCATACACATTCTACTGCAGGCTTTGCCTTTGGCTCACATATGAAAGCTTTGGAGGCGGGGGCAGATATCTTAGATTTATCTAATTCAGCGTTTGCTGAGGGGACAAGCCACCCCTGTACCCAATCTATGGTCGCTGCACTTAAGGGTTCTGCGTATGATAGCGGTTTGGATTTGGAGAAGATGGAGCAGGCTGCAGAGATACTAAGGAAAAATAGAGCCAAATACAAAAGATTTGAATCCATTTATAATCAAATCGATACGCGAGTACTTCTTAGTCAGATTCCTGGGGGAATGATTTCAAATCTTGCCAATCAACTTAAAGAACAAAATGCCTTAGATAAAATGGATGCGGTTTTAGAGGAGATACCAAATGTCAGGAAAGATTTTGGCTATCCTCCATTAGTGACACCATCGAGTCAGATTGTAGGGACACAGGCGGTTTTAAATGTTTTATCAGGGAGTCGTTATCAAAGCATTACTAAAGAATCGAAGAATTTGATACGAGGACTCTATGGAAAAACTCCCGCACCGATTTCCCAAGAGCTTCAAGATAGAATTTTAGGTGATGGTGAAAAGATATTTGATGGACGCCCTGCAGATTTGCTTGATAACGAGCTTCCAAAAGTCATTTCAGAAGCTAAAGAATTTGCAAAAAGCCCTACAGATATCATCTCATATGCAATGTTTGCAGGAGTAGC includes:
- a CDS encoding sigma-54 dependent transcriptional regulator, which gives rise to MKIAIVEDDINMRKSLELFFSDNKDLEIISFKSPKDALKNLDESFDLVITDINMPQMDGLEFLRLLEGRYEAIVITGNATLNKAIDSIRLGVKDFFQKPFKPELLLEAIYRTKKFIEFQKVHRTPSSKTIKAKSPTEQKHFFVATSKALEVVQKTAQKVASTDASVLLLGQSGVGKEVFANFIHTHSPRAHFPFVAINMAAIPEHLLESELFGYEKGAFTDATASKAGLFESANGGSVFLDEIGEMPLGLQSKLLRAVQEKEIMRLGGNKVIKIDVRFISATNADIKKKVAAGEFREDLFFRLQTIPICIPSLKERKEEILPLAEWKLDCVLQEYGFEPKTFSEGAKKKMLDYEWYGNIRELLSVVERATILSEGDCIKEEDLFLESRSPKENVSKIAVLESELIQEVCRDCGGDLNRSAEVLGMKPDVLKHKIAKYNLVF
- a CDS encoding diacylglycerol kinase; this translates as MKKNRNDKKGKKGFVRILNAFFYSKDGIQAAWIDEAAFRQVFILAVLCAILAFFIVDTWLEYVVLILPCVISILIELLNSAIENAIDFVSLKTHPLAKKAKDMGSAAQLIALFFWFMVWGSFLWMRYF
- the gyrA gene encoding DNA topoisomerase (ATP-hydrolyzing) subunit A, encoding MDNLLDNTSVVDIKIDDSIKESYLDYSMSVIIGRALPDAKDGLKPVHRRILYAMSELGLTSRVAYKKSARIVGDVIGKYHPHGDTAVYDALVRMAQDFSMRLELVDGQGNFGSIDGDNAAAMRYTEARMTQASEEILKDIDKDTVDFVPNYDDTLKEPDVLPSRIPNLLVNGSSGIAVGMATSIPPHRIDEIVSALIYVIDTPDASLEELMNIVAGPDFPTGGTIYGKQGIIDAYRTGRGRIRVRAKVHIEKTKTKDIIVIDEVPYQTNKAKLVEQISELAKDKIIEGISEVRDESDREGIRVVIELKKEAMSEIVLNHLYKSTTMETTFGIILLAINNKEPKIFNLLELLNLFISHRKTVVIRRTIFELEKAKARAHILEGLRIALDHIEEVIKLIRASKDTEEAKSGLMEKFGLSELQSKAILEMRLQRLTGLERDKIEQEYAELLALIESLNAILKSEDELKRIIKEELLEIQEKFSSPRKTQIEEDYDAIDIEDLIPNEPVVVTMSHRGYVKRVQLKTYEKQNRGGKGKISGNTHEDDFIESFFVANTHDTIMFITDKGQLYWLKVYRIPEAGRTAIGKAVVNLINLQPEEKIMATITTTDFNQDKSLVFFTKNGIVKRTNLSEYSNIRSVGVRAINLDDGDELVTAKIIDKNVKELFIATYQGMCIRFGIDDIREIGRVSRGVTGIRFKANEDFVIGATTITSETDKLLTVSEKGIGKQTLAGAYRLQSRGGKGVIVMKLTPKTGKLVSVVNVDDENMDLMVLTTSGKMIRVAIEAIKEAGRNTSGVKIIDVAGEKVAYVSRCPKEDIEEDQEQNENEGGLDIE
- a CDS encoding ammonia-forming cytochrome c nitrite reductase subunit c552; its protein translation is MRNKILWAVIVVGILIGGGIFWLNSDITHKKYETSGIKTSPMMQLSDNDPRFETWGKYFPDYLDMYLSIEKSKPKPTDFGGNLSYSKLIRYPQLTVLWAGYAFSADFNEERGHFYAQNDQMSTARNHKDFLNSWGLKAFNGQPTACMNCHSGWVPWLYKNVAKNDWVVFNTTQYWTMIKNVPVMDGQAPDSEAHRGLHGGTKMGLTCADCHNPDDMSLRITRPAAIKAMIVRGYQPDPVAGIKASRQEMRTLVCSQCHVEYYFRPTGEKVTVMGESISKDPNAKWWNGTQKTYEETDIWRNGNKPIEISADGIELTFPWGEWKKGKPFRIEMLDDYYDKISNIFPSDWVHRDTKAPMLKIQHPESEMYSGGVHAANGVSCADCHMPYIRKGSKKITQHNLISPLDDINSSCKSCHTQSEDYLRNQVYTIQNSVAFDLRSAEYAIVSLIADIKYMRDQLGKISTYQTDGKPDDAKISKALGKILELHRKSQMRADFVNAENSGGFHNPKEAARVTLQAVDMARSAQTLLAEVAAQNHIPFKASSLGFKDMQKLNPGELKWKADVNGHKKGDRYYDEKDVNIDPPKDLIKLDEEINPYNYKVLDKNITTH